The proteins below come from a single Triticum aestivum cultivar Chinese Spring chromosome 5D, IWGSC CS RefSeq v2.1, whole genome shotgun sequence genomic window:
- the LOC123122093 gene encoding endonuclease 2 produces the protein MAAPAPSPQPLLLLLLVALLAATAPRRADAWGKEGHIMVCKIVERYLSEDAAAAVQDLLPESAGGELSTMCPWADTMRFRYHWASPLHYANTPNVCNFNFSHAKEVG, from the exons ATGGCGGCACCAGCACCTTCCCCGCAGccgctgctgctcctgctcctcgtgGCGCTGCTGGccgccaccgcgccccgccgcgccgACGCGTGGGGCAAGGAGGGCCACATCATGGTCTGCAAGATCGTAGAG AGGTACCTGTCggaggatgcggcggcggcggtgcaggaCCTGCTGCCGGAGTCGGCCGGCGGGGAGCTGTCGACGATGTGCCCGTGGGCGGACACCATGCGCTTCCGCTACCACTGGGCCAGCCCGCTCCACTACGCCAACACCCCCAACGTCTGCAACTTCAACTTCTCAC ATGCTAAGGAAGTTGGTTGA